The Amylolactobacillus amylophilus DSM 20533 = JCM 1125 genome contains a region encoding:
- a CDS encoding MetQ/NlpA family ABC transporter substrate-binding protein encodes MKKNLKKIIVGFVAVALSLVVTACGNSKTSSANKETTVKVGIIGSDDRVWNDIAKRLKKQNINVKLVKFTNYDQPNQALDAGDVDLNAYQHIYFLDNWNDAHNTDLTPIGNTVIAPLAVFSHKIKSIKELNKGDVVTLPNDATNQARALQLLETAGLITLKKGVKFPTPNDVATNKSGIKLKPLDASQTARSLDDATAAIVNNGVALDANLSYDDAIYTEKITKKSEIWVNVIAAQKKDKNNKVYKKIVAAYQNKATAKVIKDTYKGSTIPAWNYKF; translated from the coding sequence ATGAAGAAGAATTTGAAGAAGATTATTGTCGGATTTGTAGCGGTGGCACTATCACTTGTGGTGACCGCATGTGGTAATAGCAAAACTAGCTCGGCCAACAAAGAAACAACGGTTAAGGTCGGAATTATCGGCTCAGATGACCGGGTGTGGAACGACATTGCAAAACGCCTGAAGAAGCAGAACATTAACGTTAAGCTGGTGAAGTTTACTAATTATGATCAACCAAACCAAGCGCTAGATGCTGGTGATGTTGATCTAAATGCCTACCAACACATTTATTTCCTGGATAACTGGAATGACGCGCATAACACCGATTTAACACCGATTGGCAACACGGTGATCGCACCACTCGCTGTTTTCTCACACAAAATTAAGAGCATCAAAGAACTGAACAAGGGCGACGTTGTCACACTGCCAAACGACGCAACTAACCAGGCACGTGCGCTGCAATTACTAGAAACAGCCGGCCTGATTACACTGAAGAAGGGCGTTAAGTTCCCAACGCCAAACGATGTTGCAACAAACAAATCAGGTATAAAACTGAAGCCACTCGATGCATCACAAACTGCCCGTTCACTGGACGATGCAACCGCAGCAATCGTGAATAATGGTGTGGCCCTTGATGCGAACCTAAGTTATGATGATGCAATTTACACAGAAAAAATTACGAAAAAATCTGAAATCTGGGTTAATGTGATTGCAGCGCAGAAGAAAGATAAGAACAACAAAGTGTACAAGAAGATTGTTGCTGCTTACCAGAATAAGGCTACCGCTAAGGTAATCAAGGATACTTACAAGGGATCAACCATTCCTGCTTGGAACTACAAGTTCTAA
- a CDS encoding methionine ABC transporter ATP-binding protein, whose translation MLGEPIIKLDDIVVDFTTKDHDLVAVNHVDLTVDKGDIYGIVGYSGAGKSTLVRVINLLQRPTSGSVHVNGQDILSLKDAELRQARKKIGMIFQHFNLLNSLTIEQNVAFPLRTSKLTKAEKKQKVDELLELVGLADKKDSYPRQLSGGQKQRVGIARALANGPDILISDEATSALDPKTTEAILNLLRDINEKLGLTIVLITHQMEAVKQVCNRIAVMDTGKVIERGEILDIFSKPKQPLTKAFIDTTTRLDATLKVIYQQENVRNLPASDKLIKLSYVGASTDEPLISTLYEKFNVSANILYGNIEILRGTPLGNLIVILTGAAADTDAALAFINEQDVQVTELDPNTQSEVID comes from the coding sequence ATTTTGGGAGAACCAATTATTAAACTAGACGATATTGTCGTTGACTTTACGACGAAAGACCACGACTTAGTGGCAGTGAACCACGTAGATTTAACGGTCGACAAGGGCGATATCTATGGCATTGTTGGCTATTCTGGCGCAGGTAAAAGTACGCTTGTGCGTGTCATCAATCTTCTGCAACGGCCAACCAGCGGCTCCGTGCACGTCAATGGGCAAGATATTCTGAGTCTGAAGGATGCGGAGCTACGCCAGGCCAGGAAGAAGATCGGCATGATTTTCCAACACTTCAACCTGCTAAATTCGTTAACCATCGAGCAAAATGTTGCATTTCCCCTCAGAACCAGCAAGCTGACTAAGGCTGAGAAGAAGCAAAAGGTCGACGAACTACTGGAACTAGTGGGACTGGCCGATAAGAAGGATAGCTATCCAAGACAATTATCCGGTGGTCAGAAGCAGCGAGTGGGAATTGCCAGGGCGCTCGCTAACGGTCCAGATATCTTGATTTCGGATGAGGCGACCAGTGCCCTTGATCCCAAAACAACGGAAGCAATTCTGAATCTCCTTAGGGATATTAATGAGAAGCTGGGATTAACTATCGTCTTAATCACGCACCAGATGGAAGCCGTGAAACAGGTCTGCAACCGCATTGCCGTGATGGATACTGGGAAGGTAATTGAACGGGGCGAAATTCTCGATATATTCTCTAAGCCTAAACAACCGTTGACGAAGGCCTTTATCGACACGACGACGCGGCTCGATGCAACGCTTAAGGTAATCTATCAGCAAGAAAATGTGCGAAATTTACCAGCTAGCGACAAGTTGATCAAGCTGTCATATGTTGGGGCATCAACGGATGAACCGTTGATTTCCACTCTGTACGAGAAGTTCAACGTTTCGGCTAACATTCTTTACGGCAATATCGAGATACTACGCGGTACACCATTGGGCAACCTCATCGTGATTTTGACCGGAGCGGCGGCAGATACTGATGCTGCTTTGGCATTCATCAACGAACAAGACGTGCAAGTGACCGAGCTTGATCCAAATACTCAAAGTGAGGTGATTGACTAA
- a CDS encoding methionine ABC transporter permease: protein MDFITKYMPNVVANWEGEYGFVGAIQQTLYMTFISAIVSSILGLAVGLLVVVTDQDGIAPNKVVYSITDKLINLFRSIPFIILLAVIGPITKFIVGTTIGENGALVPLIVGCFPFYARQVQNALVQVDPGVIEAAKAMGETNLGIVFHVYLKEGLPDLIRASVLTVISLIGLTAMAGAVGAGGLGSLAINVGYQRFQNDVTILATIFVLILVFVVQAIGDIITRKVTH, encoded by the coding sequence ATGGATTTCATTACTAAATATATGCCCAACGTGGTCGCTAACTGGGAAGGCGAATATGGCTTCGTTGGTGCCATTCAACAGACACTTTATATGACGTTTATTAGCGCAATTGTCTCCAGTATTCTAGGGTTGGCAGTTGGTTTGCTTGTAGTGGTCACTGATCAAGACGGAATCGCACCCAATAAAGTTGTTTATAGCATCACCGATAAGCTAATTAACCTTTTTCGGTCAATCCCGTTCATTATTTTATTGGCGGTAATTGGGCCAATAACGAAATTCATCGTGGGTACGACAATTGGTGAAAACGGGGCGCTTGTGCCGCTCATCGTGGGCTGTTTCCCGTTCTATGCGCGCCAGGTGCAAAATGCTTTGGTGCAGGTTGATCCAGGTGTGATCGAGGCTGCTAAGGCAATGGGTGAAACGAACCTGGGAATCGTCTTCCATGTTTATCTGAAGGAAGGACTCCCCGATCTGATTAGAGCGAGTGTCTTAACCGTTATCAGTTTGATTGGTTTGACAGCAATGGCCGGTGCCGTTGGTGCTGGCGGACTTGGTAGTCTTGCAATCAACGTTGGCTATCAGCGCTTTCAGAACGACGTGACCATTCTGGCAACGATTTTCGTCCTCATCCTGGTTTTCGTGGTCCAAGCGATTGGCGATATAATCACACGCAAAGTAACACATTAA
- the pgmB gene encoding beta-phosphoglucomutase — translation MPQITDIKGFAFDLDGVLADTARFHSQAWQQIALKLAIPWTERLEAGIKGIDRAASIALILNSVHRYDEFTAAEINQLMQEKNQIYNEYITTLTPKDVLPGIYQLLVELKQHGFPMSVASASRNAPAIIARLGIADFFTGIVDPAKVSAGKPAPDIFLEAAQILELQPAQVIGVEDSSAGVASIHAAGETSLGIGPEAFQAQIHFDNTAELSLTSIEAKLKSLH, via the coding sequence ATGCCCCAAATTACAGATATCAAAGGATTCGCGTTTGATTTAGATGGTGTTCTTGCGGATACCGCACGTTTTCATTCACAGGCATGGCAGCAAATCGCACTCAAGTTAGCTATTCCTTGGACTGAACGATTAGAAGCCGGTATCAAAGGAATTGATCGCGCCGCTAGTATCGCGCTTATCCTAAACTCCGTTCACAGATACGATGAGTTCACAGCCGCTGAAATTAACCAACTAATGCAGGAAAAGAACCAAATATACAATGAATATATCACGACCCTCACTCCAAAGGACGTCTTGCCAGGAATTTATCAGCTCCTTGTAGAACTAAAGCAACATGGGTTCCCCATGAGTGTGGCATCCGCGTCAAGAAATGCACCAGCAATTATCGCTAGACTTGGAATCGCAGATTTCTTTACTGGAATCGTTGATCCTGCGAAAGTCTCTGCAGGTAAGCCAGCTCCTGATATATTTTTAGAAGCAGCCCAAATATTAGAGCTTCAACCAGCACAAGTGATTGGTGTCGAAGATTCTTCTGCTGGGGTAGCTAGCATTCACGCAGCGGGAGAGACCTCACTTGGAATTGGTCCTGAGGCATTCCAAGCTCAGATTCACTTCGATAATACTGCGGAACTATCGCTGACTTCAATTGAGGCAAAATTAAAATCGCTTCATTAA
- a CDS encoding LacI family DNA-binding transcriptional regulator: protein MVTIKDVAIYAGVSASTVSRVVNDNPDISEATKKKVHNAMKKLDYTPNLAARSLSNPNAQSIGVVFPPMADKYQMSNPFYIGALASINRISQKKLYTVNTATGDSYEEILTSVKLLINRGQATRFIMLYSEQDDPVYDYLLDNDQQVTVIGSRKQPSDPVKTVDTDNHLLGVQSTEYLLERGHQTILFVTNSTEPILILDRFLGYQEAMFKHHVVAPPIFLLDTDEKAPLFINTLKELKPDAIIAVDDIFALHLMQAINETGLNIPEDLSLLSCNNSPFAQVIHPYLSSFDVNVAELGEMAVKQLVEPSMSNSILVPFKLIERESVIDRKKR from the coding sequence GTGGTAACTATTAAAGATGTCGCTATTTACGCAGGAGTATCTGCTTCAACCGTATCGAGAGTTGTGAACGATAACCCAGATATCTCAGAGGCAACAAAGAAAAAAGTTCACAATGCCATGAAGAAGCTTGATTACACACCAAACCTGGCTGCGAGATCATTGAGTAATCCCAATGCACAAAGTATCGGTGTTGTCTTTCCACCAATGGCGGATAAATACCAGATGAGTAACCCTTTTTATATTGGCGCACTAGCTTCAATTAATAGGATTTCACAAAAGAAACTTTATACAGTAAACACAGCCACAGGTGACTCGTATGAGGAAATCTTAACGAGCGTGAAATTATTAATCAATCGTGGCCAAGCGACACGCTTTATCATGTTGTACTCAGAACAGGACGATCCTGTCTATGACTATTTACTAGACAACGACCAACAGGTTACAGTTATTGGCTCACGTAAGCAACCAAGCGATCCAGTTAAAACCGTTGATACTGATAACCATCTTCTGGGTGTCCAATCAACCGAGTACCTACTTGAACGTGGACATCAAACAATTCTTTTCGTAACTAATAGTACGGAGCCAATCCTTATCTTAGACCGCTTCCTAGGCTACCAGGAGGCAATGTTTAAACATCACGTCGTCGCTCCCCCCATTTTCTTACTAGATACAGATGAGAAGGCACCACTCTTTATCAATACACTTAAGGAGTTGAAGCCGGACGCAATAATTGCTGTAGATGATATTTTCGCCCTACATCTAATGCAAGCGATTAATGAAACAGGCCTCAATATTCCAGAGGACTTATCACTACTAAGCTGCAACAACTCGCCTTTTGCCCAAGTTATTCACCCCTACCTATCAAGCTTTGATGTGAACGTGGCAGAACTGGGTGAGATGGCTGTTAAACAGCTTGTTGAGCCTTCAATGAGCAACTCGATTCTGGTGCCGTTTAAACTAATTGAGAGAGAATCAGTAATAGATCGGAAAAAACGTTAA
- a CDS encoding glycoside hydrolase family 65 protein codes for MKQSYFEIHPWALATHKFNDTTNLVTESLTSIGNGYMGMRGNFEEGYSGKSLKGTYIAGVWFPDKTRVGWWKNGYPKYFGKVINAVDFISVKITIDGHAIDLATTPYEDYYQQLNMKNGILTRSYTVVLSDTKTRINFSRFLSIKTKELAVQQIEFEQIAGNSTITVESQLDGTITNQDTNYEETFWEPITSTIEQNALFLSLKTKANPFGTERFTVSALTDLQLTVNASPQLKKVNDLLLSDTREFSLQEGTNASLLKRTVIVTSRNIPDSEHQTTAKKILADTANNFADLEQEQTAAWLKRWATADIEINGDDAAQQSIRFNLFELFSTYYGEDSRLNIGPKGFTGEKYGGATYWDTEAYAVPFYLGVSEPKVTRNLLLYRYLQLPQAKHNAAEQGLAGALYPMVTFNGIESHNEWEITFEEIHRNGAMAYAIYNYTNYTGDDSYLAKEGLEVLVEISRFWADRVHYSKRKKQYMIHGVTGPNEYENNVNNNWYTNYLARWVLTYTKHAYETYGAQSSVDVSSKELAKWQDIIEHMYLPADSELGIFVQHDTFLDKDIRPVTSLPSKDLPLNQHWSWDKILRSPFIKQADVLQGIYFFGDQFSFEEKKRNFDFYEPLTVHESSLSPSIHSIIASEIGEYDKAIEMYNRTARLDLDNYNHDTDDGLHITSMTGTWLTIVQGFAGMRTWNGELSFAPFLPHNWSSYSFHINYRGRTLQVIVSSIVTIKLVVGETLPIKLYDKNIDLTDTIKVSLK; via the coding sequence ATGAAACAATCATATTTTGAAATACATCCCTGGGCACTTGCGACCCACAAGTTTAATGACACTACCAACCTGGTCACGGAGTCACTCACTTCGATTGGCAATGGTTACATGGGCATGCGCGGAAATTTCGAGGAAGGATACTCAGGCAAAAGTCTGAAGGGAACATATATCGCTGGCGTTTGGTTTCCAGATAAGACGCGTGTTGGTTGGTGGAAAAACGGCTATCCAAAGTACTTCGGTAAAGTAATTAATGCAGTTGATTTCATCAGTGTCAAAATTACAATTGATGGACACGCGATCGATCTCGCCACCACACCTTACGAAGACTACTATCAACAACTAAATATGAAAAACGGTATTTTGACTCGTAGTTATACTGTTGTGCTCTCCGACACTAAAACCAGGATTAACTTCTCGCGTTTCTTGTCAATTAAAACCAAAGAGCTAGCTGTACAACAAATTGAGTTTGAGCAAATAGCTGGCAATAGTACGATTACGGTAGAAAGCCAACTTGATGGGACCATCACTAACCAAGATACAAATTATGAGGAGACTTTCTGGGAACCAATCACCAGCACAATCGAGCAGAACGCACTCTTTCTTTCTCTGAAAACCAAGGCAAACCCATTTGGCACTGAAAGATTTACTGTCTCTGCTCTGACAGACTTGCAACTAACCGTTAATGCTTCACCACAACTAAAAAAGGTCAATGATTTACTACTAAGCGACACAAGAGAATTCTCTTTACAAGAAGGTACGAACGCCAGCCTATTGAAGCGGACAGTAATCGTCACTAGTCGTAACATACCAGATTCTGAGCACCAAACAACAGCAAAAAAGATACTTGCCGACACCGCTAATAATTTTGCTGACCTTGAACAAGAACAGACAGCAGCTTGGCTCAAACGGTGGGCTACTGCGGATATTGAAATTAATGGTGATGATGCGGCACAACAAAGTATTAGGTTTAATTTGTTCGAACTTTTCTCAACGTATTATGGTGAAGATTCCCGCTTAAATATTGGACCAAAAGGATTCACCGGAGAGAAATACGGTGGTGCTACTTATTGGGACACCGAGGCCTATGCTGTACCATTCTACCTTGGTGTGTCAGAGCCCAAAGTGACTAGAAATCTCTTACTATACCGCTATCTCCAATTACCTCAGGCAAAGCATAATGCAGCTGAGCAAGGGCTGGCCGGAGCGCTCTACCCAATGGTCACCTTCAACGGAATCGAGAGTCATAATGAATGGGAAATTACGTTTGAAGAGATCCATCGTAACGGTGCAATGGCTTACGCAATTTATAACTATACGAACTATACCGGCGACGATAGCTATTTAGCTAAAGAGGGACTGGAGGTTCTGGTCGAAATTAGTCGTTTCTGGGCAGACAGGGTTCATTATTCAAAACGCAAGAAGCAATACATGATTCATGGTGTAACAGGTCCTAATGAATACGAAAATAACGTCAACAATAACTGGTATACCAACTATCTGGCACGTTGGGTACTGACATATACAAAGCACGCATACGAGACATATGGTGCGCAGAGTTCGGTAGATGTCTCTTCAAAGGAATTAGCAAAATGGCAAGATATTATTGAACACATGTATCTCCCGGCTGATTCAGAGTTAGGTATTTTTGTTCAACACGATACTTTCCTTGATAAAGACATTCGACCAGTCACCTCATTACCTAGTAAAGATCTCCCATTAAATCAGCATTGGTCTTGGGACAAAATACTTCGTTCGCCCTTTATTAAGCAAGCCGACGTTCTTCAAGGTATTTATTTCTTCGGTGATCAATTCTCATTTGAAGAAAAGAAAAGAAACTTTGATTTTTATGAACCGTTGACAGTTCACGAATCGTCATTGTCGCCATCAATTCATTCAATTATCGCATCAGAGATAGGTGAATACGATAAAGCTATTGAGATGTATAATCGAACAGCACGACTGGACTTAGATAATTATAACCACGATACGGATGATGGACTCCACATCACGTCAATGACTGGTACTTGGCTTACCATCGTCCAAGGATTTGCTGGTATGCGTACTTGGAATGGTGAACTTTCATTCGCACCATTCCTACCGCATAACTGGTCTAGTTATAGTTTCCACATTAACTACCGCGGTCGCACCCTTCAGGTTATTGTTTCCTCAATAGTCACAATAAAATTGGTTGTTGGTGAAACTTTACCAATAAAATTGTATGATAAAAATATTGATTTAACTGATACTATTAAAGTTAGTCTAAAATAA
- a CDS encoding alpha-glucosidase translates to MNSEKWWQNSVGYQIYPRSFQDSNGDGIGDIKGIINRLDYLVELGIDFIWINPIYQSPNVDNGYDISDYEAIQPEYGTLADVQDLITACHQRHIKVLFDLVVNHTSDQHPWFVEALKGKDNPYHDYYLFADSTEEAPPNNWESFFGTSAWEYVPHLKQSYLHIFAKQQPDLNWKNAKMRTEIYEMIRFWLNLGLDGFRLDAISHIQKKNWAVPMDKDDKWRNFMNVPGIEQYMSELKEIFDEYHILTVGEASGVSSKKAPEWTGEKGYINMIFELEHNLKTGSKGHEVIDIPRYQDVIYRWQRDQLTHGWNALYIENHDNPRAATIFNTTSPSAIKTLALSYLLLRGTPFIYQGQEIGMTNFPFAAIEQFDAVDAKLQYHEALKAGINSKQALNRIGRLSRDNSRTPMQWDNTKNAGFSIGDPWLPINPNWSHLNIAQEKANPDSVLSFYKKLIQLKKSDPAFGIGQINIFTAYPGQFIFERTGPHNSYLVIANLSDRNASIPPQISTNYEGGAVLLSTDQNTITTTIRPGTGLVIQKG, encoded by the coding sequence ATGAATTCAGAAAAATGGTGGCAGAATAGCGTTGGCTATCAAATATATCCAAGAAGTTTTCAGGATTCAAATGGTGACGGTATTGGCGACATCAAAGGAATTATTAATCGCTTAGATTACCTGGTTGAATTAGGAATTGATTTCATTTGGATTAACCCCATTTATCAATCACCAAATGTGGATAACGGTTACGATATCAGCGATTACGAAGCTATCCAACCAGAGTATGGAACCTTGGCAGATGTCCAAGATTTAATCACTGCCTGTCATCAGCGTCATATTAAGGTGCTTTTCGATTTAGTGGTCAACCACACAAGTGACCAGCATCCGTGGTTTGTAGAAGCTTTAAAAGGCAAAGATAATCCGTATCATGACTACTACCTATTTGCAGACAGTACCGAAGAAGCACCGCCCAATAATTGGGAGTCATTTTTTGGCACATCTGCTTGGGAATACGTACCACACCTCAAACAGTCTTACCTTCACATTTTTGCTAAGCAACAACCAGACCTAAATTGGAAGAACGCTAAGATGCGCACCGAAATCTACGAGATGATTCGCTTTTGGCTTAACTTAGGACTAGACGGATTCAGGTTAGATGCAATTAGCCACATTCAGAAAAAGAACTGGGCAGTTCCCATGGATAAAGACGATAAATGGCGTAACTTCATGAATGTACCTGGTATCGAACAATATATGTCAGAACTGAAGGAAATATTTGACGAGTACCATATTCTAACAGTTGGCGAAGCAAGTGGCGTTTCTAGCAAGAAGGCGCCAGAGTGGACGGGCGAAAAAGGCTATATCAACATGATTTTTGAACTAGAACATAATCTAAAGACCGGCAGCAAAGGCCATGAAGTAATCGACATACCTAGATACCAAGATGTCATCTATCGTTGGCAGAGGGATCAACTGACACACGGGTGGAACGCCCTTTACATTGAGAATCACGATAATCCACGTGCCGCAACGATCTTCAACACAACAAGTCCGTCGGCAATTAAAACACTAGCTCTTTCCTACTTACTTCTTCGCGGGACTCCATTTATTTATCAAGGTCAAGAAATTGGTATGACTAATTTTCCGTTTGCAGCTATTGAACAATTTGATGCAGTCGATGCCAAATTACAGTATCACGAAGCATTGAAAGCAGGCATTAACTCAAAACAGGCCCTGAACAGAATTGGTCGGTTATCTAGAGACAATTCCCGAACCCCCATGCAGTGGGACAACACAAAAAATGCCGGTTTCTCAATCGGTGATCCCTGGTTACCAATTAATCCTAATTGGTCCCACCTAAATATTGCACAGGAGAAAGCCAATCCCGATTCCGTTCTTAGCTTCTATAAAAAACTCATCCAGCTAAAGAAAAGTGATCCGGCTTTCGGTATTGGCCAAATAAATATCTTTACGGCCTATCCAGGCCAGTTTATCTTCGAACGTACAGGCCCACACAATAGTTATTTAGTAATTGCCAATCTTTCGGATAGGAATGCTAGTATACCACCGCAAATTAGCACTAATTACGAAGGTGGAGCCGTCTTACTTAGTACAGATCAAAACACAATTACAACTACAATCAGGCCCGGGACCGGCCTTGTGATTCAGAAAGGATAA
- a CDS encoding glycoside hydrolase family 13 protein, whose protein sequence is MAQWWHNKVIYQVYPKSFQDSNGDGIGDIHGIISKLDYLEKLGIGGIWLSPVYTSPQVDNGYDISDYQGINPDYGTMDDMKRLIAEADRRNIKIIMDLVVNHTSDQHAWFVNAIQSKDSKFRDFYIWRDGQNGNIPNDLQSTFSGSAWQFSAQTGQYFLHLFAKEQPDLNWQNKKMRNSIYAMMNFWIDMGIGGFRMDVIDLIGKEPDQIITSNGPQLHPYLEEMNKATFSGKDFLSVGETWGATPEIAKSYSNPSGNELSMVFQFEHVTLDEIPGQSKWHTRPLDYAKLKQVLAKWQTQLYQNGWNSLFWNNHDLPRAVSQFGNDQEYRVRSAKMLAIALHGMQGTPYIFQGEEIGLTNTPVNDISEVNDIEARNMYAAGILQGKKPAELIAAINHKSRDNARRPIPWSNTQNGGFSTGKPWLPLNPQFPTINVAAALEDPDSVFYTYQKLIELRKQNPVLVDGKFELLATSDDIFAYTRTLDSTKWLVVVNWTGTEKQLNLPNMAIKQVLIQNVAHPLTTLTNITLLPYEAFIIKI, encoded by the coding sequence ATGGCACAGTGGTGGCATAATAAAGTTATTTATCAAGTTTATCCTAAAAGTTTCCAAGATAGCAATGGCGACGGTATCGGTGATATTCACGGTATTATTTCTAAACTTGACTATCTGGAAAAACTAGGAATAGGCGGTATCTGGCTCTCACCGGTATACACGAGTCCGCAGGTCGATAACGGGTATGATATTAGCGATTATCAGGGTATCAATCCCGATTACGGCACAATGGACGACATGAAGCGACTGATTGCTGAGGCTGATCGCCGCAATATCAAAATTATCATGGATTTAGTTGTTAATCATACAAGTGACCAACATGCCTGGTTTGTTAATGCTATCCAATCAAAGGACAGTAAATTTAGGGATTTCTATATCTGGCGTGATGGCCAAAATGGCAATATCCCAAACGATCTCCAGTCTACTTTTAGCGGTTCTGCATGGCAGTTCAGTGCACAGACAGGCCAGTATTTCCTCCATCTTTTCGCAAAGGAACAGCCAGATTTAAACTGGCAAAATAAAAAAATGCGCAATTCCATCTATGCAATGATGAATTTTTGGATAGATATGGGAATTGGTGGCTTTCGCATGGATGTGATTGACCTCATCGGTAAAGAACCAGATCAAATAATTACATCAAACGGTCCACAACTGCACCCTTATCTTGAAGAGATGAATAAAGCAACCTTTAGTGGCAAGGACTTCCTATCTGTTGGTGAAACTTGGGGGGCAACACCCGAGATTGCCAAAAGTTATTCGAATCCCTCCGGCAACGAACTGTCAATGGTCTTTCAATTTGAGCACGTCACACTTGACGAGATTCCAGGTCAGTCAAAGTGGCACACGAGACCACTAGATTACGCCAAATTAAAGCAGGTACTTGCTAAATGGCAAACACAACTTTATCAAAATGGCTGGAATTCTTTATTTTGGAATAATCACGACTTGCCTCGAGCCGTATCACAATTCGGTAATGATCAAGAATATCGTGTACGCAGCGCCAAGATGCTTGCAATCGCACTTCATGGCATGCAAGGTACTCCATATATCTTCCAGGGCGAAGAAATTGGTCTGACAAATACCCCGGTTAACGATATCAGCGAGGTAAACGATATTGAAGCACGGAACATGTATGCAGCCGGAATTCTACAAGGTAAGAAACCTGCAGAATTAATTGCTGCCATTAATCATAAATCACGTGATAATGCACGACGGCCAATACCTTGGAGCAATACACAAAATGGCGGTTTTTCAACCGGAAAACCTTGGCTACCTTTAAATCCACAATTCCCGACTATTAATGTCGCAGCAGCACTGGAAGATCCAGACAGCGTCTTTTATACGTATCAGAAACTGATTGAGCTGCGTAAACAAAATCCTGTGCTAGTCGACGGAAAATTTGAACTTTTAGCGACTTCAGACGATATTTTTGCATATACGAGAACACTAGATTCAACAAAATGGTTAGTAGTTGTTAACTGGACAGGTACAGAAAAACAACTCAACTTACCCAATATGGCAATAAAGCAAGTATTAATTCAGAATGTCGCCCATCCACTAACGACTCTGACGAATATAACTCTACTTCCATATGAAGCATTCATCATCAAGATTTAA